Proteins encoded within one genomic window of Uranotaenia lowii strain MFRU-FL unplaced genomic scaffold, ASM2978415v1 HiC_scaffold_213, whole genome shotgun sequence:
- the LOC129759624 gene encoding uncharacterized protein LOC129759624 — protein MDQVDSLLADLSKILVNLKKNPNRRYRRATLLNKLNQSRIYYNEILDLIDLFGGTKQIFFIKSARLLYGEIKTLIDSKLDRNHLISFKTLAKVSLSFLQLHKRNMANPKVDVKLGTTLIQMYDGAPQHLDAFIDSVNLFNDTVQSDFAAATAAQIQTAQVTVVKLIKSRLTGVARQVIAGADDLQGIIDAVKQHCESKITSDNVLAKLKATRQKDSIQTFCNEVETLTTQLKSCYVREEIPANRANTMATKKGVEALISGSKNTDTKLILKAGTFNKINDAIQKVMENNEITSNNNSPATNAQILTGRVSHPRGRGTNHRGRGNYSNFYQHDRHVRYQNSPHNRGNFSNQRGHWSHRGNFSNQRGNWTQRGRYPSNMFLAHQGGAQYQPPAHQAIQMPLHPHIQMPQQQHILQSTNGNIHPLGVQLGQHIQ, from the coding sequence atgGACCAAGTAGATTCACTACTGGCAGATTTGTCGAAAATCTTAGTTAACCTTAAGAAAAATCCTAATCGAAGATACAGGAGAGCAACGTTATTGAACAAACTAAACCAAAGTAGAATCTATTACAACGAAATATTAGATTTAATAGATCTCTTTGGGGGAaccaaacagattttttttataaagtcggCAAGGTTACTGTACggcgaaataaaaactttaatagaTTCAAAGCTTGATCGAAATCATCTGATTTCATTTAAGACCTTAGCAAAAGTGTCGTTATCATTTTTACAGTTACATAAAAGAAACATGGCAAACCCAAAGGTAGACGTAAAATTGGGTACGACGCTGATTCAAATGTATGATGGCGCACCACAGCATTTGGATGCTTTCATTGACTccgtaaatttattcaatgacaCGGTACAAAGTGATTTTGCTGCAGCCACGGCCGCACAAATACAAACAGCTCAAGTTACCGTAGTGAAGCTCATAAAATCACGGCTAACAGGCGTAGCCCGGCAAGTAATTGCAGGAGCCGATGATTTACAAGGCATCATAGACGCAGTAAAACAACACTGCGAGTCAAAAATTACTTCGGACAATGTTCTGGCCAAGCTAAAAGCAACCAGACAAAAAGAttcaattcaaactttttgtaaCGAAGTTGAAACTTTAACAACACAACTTAAATCATGCTATGTAAGGGAAGAAATCCCAGCAAACAGAGCCAACACGATGGCAACCAAAAAAGGAGTCGAGGCTCTAATAAGCGGTAGCAAGAATACCGAcacaaaacttattttgaaggCTGGGACCTTCAACAAAATTAATGACGCAATTcaaaaggtgatggaaaataatgaaatcacCAGTAACAACAATTCACCTGCTACAAATGCTCAAATTTTAACAGGTCGAGTAAGCCACCCAAGAGGGCGTGGAACAAACCACAGAGGACGTGGtaattattcaaacttttaccAACATGATCGACACGTTAGGTACCAAAACTCGCCCCATAATcgtggaaatttttcaaaccagaGGGGTCATTGGTCTCATCGAGGTAATTTCTCGAATCAAAGAGGCAATTGGACTCAGCGTGGACGGTATCCATCGAATATGTTTTTAGCACACCAAGGCGGTGCACAATATCAGCCGCCAGCGCACCAGGCAATTCAAATGCCGTTGCATCCACACATTCAAATGCCACAGCAACAACATATTCTACAGTCAACAAATGGAAATATCCACCCTTTAGGGGTACAGCTGGGGCAGCATATACAATAA